From a region of the Carassius auratus strain Wakin chromosome 31, ASM336829v1, whole genome shotgun sequence genome:
- the LOC113050345 gene encoding bridging integrator 2-like codes for MAEGKGANIGGNIGTGAGILAKRFQKSMNRAQEKVLQKLGKTMETKDEQFEECSANLNKQQGDGIRLYKDVKAYHNAVKVMHESSKRLSQTLKEIYEPDWHGVEDLTVIMESEDLLWNDYEEKLSDQVVRTMENYTGQFNDVKERVAKRGRKLVDYDSARHHLEALQNSKKRDEAKISKAEEEFNKAQEVFEDINKELREELPVLYQSRISCYVTMFQNISNLRDVFYKEMSMLNHNIYNMMKKLEDQHSTKPFIIKGLDSSKSKKRKSVTISAPIPCNTAFPPDHPAMSKLSMPSIPSTLTHTDTCSDTPSKSTGSTASEISDFESNSFDSEPNTPKRQSLCSEGEGVRSEGATENTSETTKDESVHANGLVRQDSVSAEHGEEEETKSAASSEETHQASTDGDNEGKSLSDTTDKTPPVPNPRRSSTSKKKEGETDQNTTGCSEDVKVQKTEYENPPGFLYKAVALQSQDSDEGVLLQFEKGDVILIYIDEEEEKPKDSVWGVREQDWIQYKDLTLLSGVVEEALIQRITSD; via the exons ATGGCAGAGGGAAAAGGGGCCAACATTGGGGGCAACATTGGCACTGGAGCAGGCATCCTGGCCAAACGCTTTCAGAAATCAATGAACCGAGCACAAGAGAAG GTCCTGCAGAAACTGGGGAAAACCATGGAGACAAAAGATGAGCAGTTTGAGGAGTGCTCTGCCAACTTGAACAAACAGCAG GGAGATGGCATCCGACTCTATAAGGATGTTAAAGCTTACCACAATGCTGTTAAAG TGATGCATGAATCGTCCAAGCGCCTGTCCCAGACTCTTAAAGAAATCTATGAACCGGACTGGCACGGTGTAGAAGATCTGACTGTCATAATGGAG AGTGAGGATCTCCTGTGGAATGACTACGAGGAGAAGCTGAGCGATCAAGTTGTTCGAACAATGGAGAATTATACCGGACAGTTCAATGATGTCAAA GAAAGAGTGGCTAAACGAGGAAGGAAGCTGGTTGACTATGATTCAGCTCGACATCATCTGGAGGCGCTACAGAACTCCAAAAAGAGAGATGAGGCCAAAATATCAAAA GCTGAGGAGGAGTTCAATAAAGCGCAGGAGGTATTTGAAGACATTAACAAAGAGTTGAGAGAGGAGCTGCCTGTTCTTTATCAGAG CCGTATCAGCTGCTATGTCACCATGTTCCAGAACATCTCAAACCTACGCGATGTCTTCTACAAAGAAATGAGTATG TTGAatcataacatttataatatgatGAAGAAGCTTGAGGATCAGCACTCCACCAAACCCTTCATCATCAAAGGCCTTGACAG CTCTAAATCAAAGAAGAGAAAGTCCGTTACGATCTCTGCACCCATCCCCTGTAACACCGCCTTCCCTCCTGATCATCCTGCCATGAGCAAGCTCAGCATGCCCAGCATTCCCAGCACCCTCACGCACACGGACACATGCTCAGACACTCCCTCAAAGAGCACCGGAAGCACAGCGTCTGAAATATCAGACTTTGAGTCAAACTCTTTTGACAGTGAGCCCAACACACCCAAGCGGCAGTCTTTGTGTTCCGAGGGTGAAGGGGTTCGGTCTGAGGGAGCCACTGAAAACACATCAGAAACAACCAAGGATGAGTCTGTGCACGCGAACGGCCTGGTACGTCAAGATTCAGTGTCCGCTGAGCACGGAGAAGAGGAGGAAACTAAATCAGCAGCATCGTCAGAAGAAACCCACCAAGCATCTACAGATGGAGACAACGAGGGAAAGTCCTTATCAGACACCACAGACAAAACTCCACCTGTTCCAAACCCTCGGAGATCTAGCACCTCCAAGAAAAAGGAAGGAGAGACTGATCAAAATACCACGGGATGCAGCGAAGATGTGAAAGTCCAAAAGACAGAGTATGAAAATCCTCCTGGTTTCCTCTATAAG GCTGTTGCTCTGCAGAGTCAGGACTCCGATGAAGGTGTGCTCCTGCAGTTTGAAAAGGGAGATGTGATCCTTATATACAtcgatgaagaagaagaaaag CCGAAGGACTCTGTATGGGGCGTGAGAGAGCAGGACTGGATCCAGTACAAGGATCTAACACTTCTCTCTGGTGTTGTTGAGGAAGCCTTGATCCAGCGCATCACCTCTGATTAA
- the LOC113050344 gene encoding serine/threonine-protein kinase 35-like, which translates to MDAKDRERQRTRSACKRTEGTSVLRSLGVDNIDDNETMAGELDLVKHGTLGRRLIAPRYSLLREIGRGSYGVVYEAIARKSGARVAVKKLRCDAPENVELALAEFWALTSLEKRHENVVQLEECVLQRNGMAQKMSHGNKRSKQYLRLVETSLKGERILSCPDEPCYLWFVMEFCEGGDLNQFILSRRPDPHTNASFMMQLSSAVAFLHENNIVHRDLKPDNILISERSGMPVLKVADFGLSKVCAGLSAGVQDTEEGRDEKKNSVNINKFWLSSACGSDFYMAPEVWEGHYTAKADIFALGIIIWAMIERITFVDADSKRELLGTYVRQGSDIVPVGEALLENPKMVLSIPQRRRSHMPEAIRKLLQDMLAVNPQDRPDALELHSRMGRVTYAA; encoded by the exons ATGGATGCAAAGGATAGAGAGCGGCAACGGACACGGAGCGCTTGCAAAAGAACCGAAGGCACCAGTGTCCTGCGCTCGCTCGGCGTCGACAATATAGACGATAATGAGACAATGGCAGGCGAGTTGGACCTGGTTAAACATGGTACTCTTGGACGGCGACTCATTGCACCGCGATACAGTTTGCTCCGTGAAATTGGCAGGGGCAGTTATGGCGTTGTGTATGAAGCCATTGCCCGTAAATCAGGTGCGAGAGTGGCGGTGAAGAAGCTGCGCTGTGACGCGCCAGAGAATGTGGAGCTGGCGCTGGCGGAGTTTTGGGCTTTGACCAGTCTGGAGAAACGCCATGAGAATGTGGTGCAGTTGGAGGAGTGTGTGCTCCAAAGAAACGGGATGGCCCAGAAAATGAGCCATGGCAATAAGCGTTCAAAGCAGTATTTGAGGTTGGTGGAGACCTCGTTAAAAG gtGAACGTATATTGTCGTGTCCTGATGAGCCCTGTTACCTGTGGTTTGTTATGGAGTTTTGCGAGGGAGGGGATCTGAATCAGTTCATCCTGTCACGACGGCCCGATCCTCACACCAATGCCAGCTTCATGATGCAGCTCAGTAGTGCTGTGGCATTCCTGCATGAAAACAATATTGTTCACAGAGACCTTAAACCAGATAATATCCTCATCTCGGAGCGTTCTGGCATGCCTGTGTTGAAAGTGGCAGATTTTGGACTTAGTAAAGTGTGTGCTGGTCTGTCTGCCGGAGTACAGGACACAGAGGAGGGACGGGACGAAAAAAAGAACAGCGTTAACATCAATAAGTTCTGGCTTTCCTCGGCTTGCGGCTCTGACTTTTACATGGCACCGGAGGTTTGGGAAGGACATTACACAGCCAAAGCAGACATTTTTGCTTTAGGCATTATCATCTGGGCCATGATAGAGAGAATCACATTCGTTGACGCCGACTCAAAACGGGAGCTTCTCGGGACGTATGTACGGCAGGGTTCTGACATCGTCCCCGTTGGAGAGGCACTTCTGGAGAACCCAAAGATGGTGTTGAGTATTCCCCAGCGCAGGCGCTCGCATATGCCTGAGGCAATCCGGAAACTTTTGCAGGACATGCTGGCAGTCAATCCTCAGGACCGACCAGACGCACTAGAACTGCACAGCAGGATGGGACGGGTCACTTACGCAGCGTGA